The genomic stretch GTCTCCGCTTGGACAGTGGTGTTGGCGCGTTAGTCGTTATTCGGTGGTTGATGGAACAACATCATTAGTGCCGACAGGCTCTCAGCAAACTAAAGTCAACGACTTAGCCTGTGGAAGTTCGATACAGCGAAATGGCTGGATCCGTAAGCTGTTGATAGCGACAGCTTTAGGAGCTGGCTCGCCGCACTGGACGATTTCCGCAACTGGTTGATACGCGGGGCGGCGTAAGTCTATTGTTTTGTGCCTGATTCTGCGACTTCAGCTTTTCGCGGAGCCGCTTCTCCCTCTTGGCGTTGCAAACCCGCGAAGCCTTGCACGGAATGGACCCGGCTATTGCTGTTGAGGGCTCGCAACCAGCAATAGCCACAACTGCGGCGCCCAAGTGTGAACCGCCACAGCCGTATGATCGGGAGATGCCGTTCGCCGTTGTCGCAGTGGAAACGCGTATTCTGTGGCCCGCCACTGATACGTCAATTCAATTCGCTGGTCAGACTCTGACTTTGAGGCCCGGCACGTCGAAACTCTATCCGACGGTTTATACGAAATACGATCCGGACACACAGGAAGCGTGGGGGGACGCGCACTCCCTCCTCCGACGTTTTCTCAGCGCGCTCGCATGGTCGGGCGAGCAGGCAGTTCGAGACGTGACTAGCGGCGGCGGAGGCTTCCCGATCAAACTCGGGCGCGCCGAGGAACTCCCGACGGAGCGCGAGCCATCGACCGAACCGTTCCGCTGGGAGCCGCCTGCTGACTACCTACCAGAGCCCTCGGATCAGCGCGCCAAGTTGGCATTGGCGCTCTACCGAGAAGCGCTCGGGCTTGAGCACGAGAATCTACCTTACGCATTTCTCGGATTCGCGAAGGTCTTGAATATCATCGGTAACGGTAAGGCGCAGGTCGCGTGGATTAACGGCGCTATTGGCGGAATCAAGGATCACGTTGCCCGCGCGCGAGTGTCCCAAATCCAAGCAGATGGGCAAGACGTTGGTGATTACCTCTATGGTTCGGGCCGCTGCGCCGTCGCGCACGCCGCCAATGATCCAGTAGTCGATCCAGACGACGCGGCCGACACGATGAGGCTCGGGAAGGATTTGCCCGTCGCAAAGGCTCTTGCCCAGCACTTTATCGAAGTTGAACTTGGGATCAAGAGTCGCTC from Vicinamibacterales bacterium encodes the following:
- the mauJ gene encoding methylamine utilization protein MauJ, whose product is MPFAVVAVETRILWPATDTSIQFAGQTLTLRPGTSKLYPTVYTKYDPDTQEAWGDAHSLLRRFLSALAWSGEQAVRDVTSGGGGFPIKLGRAEELPTEREPSTEPFRWEPPADYLPEPSDQRAKLALALYREALGLEHENLPYAFLGFAKVLNIIGNGKAQVAWINGAIGGIKDHVARARVSQIQADGQDVGDYLYGSGRCAVAHAANDPVVDPDDAADTMRLGKDLPVAKALAQHFIEVELGIKSRSTIYSEHLYELKGFHELLGRELITHIRNVGTAEGATPPEIPPISVRVDLHGSQIEAEFSNLQPLDLGVGKGRAVLNCQSSDGRLRIGLLLDFEGERLGFDPECDVHISDDGSPEAVDHAIARLRFLRGMISNGRTEVRDAATGRRLGRTDPCIPTNIDPGGSIENIERRIVQLETERATRKTAT